The DNA segment TCGCTAAACCTAACGAAAGCGATAACTTTATCGCCGGCATAACATTCTTGCTGTCCCGACAACTAATCCAAGACCTACTCTTGGATTTGACTGAGCCCTTGTTCTTCTCCTCCGGTTTTGCTTTGTTCTCCTCCGGTTTAGCCGTTGAGATGGTTTCGAGGAGCCTAAGGCAGAACAAGAAGAAGTAAAAGGGCAAATCTTGAGATGTTTCCGGGATTTCTTGAAGTTTTTGGAGGCACTCGTTTGGTTTCTCTAGATCCGTTTCTGGAGTTACTGACGGTTGGGGGATGTTGTTTACTCGTTTGATTGCGAGAATCACACGTTCTTGCATGTTCTTGATACCATCTTTGACTTCTCCCGCAAGTAAACTTGAAGGTATAGGAGTTTTGCTTGCTAATACCATTTCCATTCCTCTCAGAGCGATCTCCATGCTTTGCAGTTTCTCTCCTTTGTTATCATTCACGTTTTGCCATCTCCATATCTTAAATGGAAGCCTCTCCCATCTCATGCttggctatatatatataaacattagaATATTAGATATTATCCATCTACATTTATACTAAAATTAATTATGAGAAAAACGGAAATATGATAATTGGTTAATTACTTGGTAGCGTTTGATGGTTTGATAAAGCTTGGAGGACATACGAGACAATTCTCGAGCTTGTGAGACAGAAGCCATTGCGGAGGTTGCATCCTCGGCGCAAAAAGCTTTCATGTACAACTTCACTCGCGTCGTTACATTTTGACCAATCTCTTTGAAGCTTTGTTTCACCTGCCCATATGTATATTTAAAGTAAATTGATTTTGGTAATATCAGAGAGAATCCTATACCATACACGAGAGGGTTGATTCAGTACTATACACAGCATTTTACTATTAATGAtgagaaaatgttttattatgatTTCATGGTCtattatattagttaattaatattgtaaaaGGGAGCCATATTTGTTTGTGATGCGACACAGCTTGTGCGCAATATCGGGAAGAATTAGGACAAAGTTTTAGGCGGTGGTTTCTGACATAAGAAAGATATAAACTAATGTGGTACGGAATAAAGTTACGAACACACTTTAAAAACCAACGTCAACATGTTTTGTGACTGTATAACCAAAGTCCACTTATTTATCTATTATTATGCTTAATTGCTTATTGAttactttcttcttttgttttatcaGTTTATTTCGAACACGTATACAGATCTACAAGATACTTAAActcttaacaattttttttctttcctttgaaGCAATCCGCTACTTATAATATGGGAAAATTTATGTACCATTTTCTCACAGTCGTGAATGATCGAAATATAGTTAGTTTGAAGCAAAttgtgtaaataaaaaaatgttatcctccactttcttaagaaaaagaagaagatgttatTCCCATGCAAGATATTAAATTGTACATTAGATCTCGGTTCTTTATTTACATACGTTTTATTTGTATCTTATATATACTAAACATATTATTAGTGTTTGAAACAATCGAGACCATAGTTTTACTACTACGTATAAAGATAAATCTGTGCATTTAAACGTAAATAAGAACAGTTCAAAGTGtgttatatatgtatgtattgaGGGAGAGAGGAGGTGGTACCTCGCAAGTAGCCAAGCGAGGAAATGGAACAAGAAGTGCAAGAACGCATGCTATAACACCAAGCGCGGTGCTAGCTGCGACTCTAAGTGGGTGCATGACTGGCTCAGTCTCAGCTCCATTTATATAACCAATAACATAAATAAGAACAATCTGGCCAAGAGCGATCCGCTTAGCCACCAAATGTGTCAAATTATTTGGTAGCACCACCACGAACGCTGCTAAAGCCGCGGCTAAAGCAGTAGTTCCGGCCGTGAGCCGAGCTGGTCCTATAAGCCTTAGTGTAATGATAGCCGGTGCAACGCTCTGACATGTGGCGTAAAGGGCTAGCCAGCAGCCACGTAGTGTGTCGCCGAGCGTGGCGTCCGTAATGATGAGAATGACCGTGACGTAAGAAAACGCCGGGAATGCCACAAAACGGAGGATCCACTCGGGTCCGTAGAGTGTAGCCGCACCAACGATTGTGCAAGCTAGAGCTGTGCGGAATGCCGAGGCTAGGCACGTGCGCCACATGGCTCGGCCTCTCTCAGTCATTTGCATTCTTTATAGAGAGAAACCCGAGAAAAATTATAAGGAAATAAAAGCTTAGGCTTGGGAGCTAATCGTTTTTGTTTGGTAAGAATCTAATGTGTTGAGGTGTAACAATTAGAAATTAGGAGAATATGGAATAATTGAGAGGGAAGTGTATGCCTGTGTGACGATGAAGGGGCTTATAAAGATGTATCAATTTGATGAGTGGGTCAGTGCTCTCTTAGAGGACGTGGAAGTACACCAAATGGGTTCCACGTGCGTGAAAATTAATGGATTATTATGTAATGAGAAAtcaaattttatctttaatcgATTAATTTCGTTTGAATAGATAGTGGCcatatattattaatcataCTTTGTACCTGTTAATGTGTTCTTTGCCTTTACCGGTCTTTACGGCTCGGAAATATTATAGGAACAAGATATAATACTATTTGACACAAATCGGTCTTAAATCACGTTTTCAACAAAAAGTAAAATGAATTTTGTTCTCGTATCTAATgaggatttagagttttaaaagttGGAGTTCTGATAATAACTTGGTTTATGGTTGCATGGCCCTTTGGATTCAAAGGTGAGCTAGATGATCTAATCTTTACTTGTGTAAAGAGTTAGTGGTAGAAAAACGAGAAGGTAAGAAATAGCTGCTGTAGAGAATGATGGTgcactaaaaataattattataactgATGATATTTTGGTTTGAGTGATATAACATAATACAATTTTAGGAAAATTTTAGaagaaacatttaaatatttataagaattttttttttgggacacaaatatttataagacagtaatatataaaaacctttttgataaaaaccatttcaattttaaatcaAGTAACCATACAGTTATGACAATTAAGTCATAGTTTGTGAGAAACAATAGATATAGAGATAAGCAGGAGCTAAAtgtagagaaagagaagaaggcaaTATCTTCACGCCTTTTTCTACCACGTCCTCCAACCGTGGTCTATTTATCTTGAATTTTTATGTATGTTTTAGAGGGTTTCTACTAGAGACCTCGGGTCAGTCTTCTACCatcaaaatttcattttttttttaatctttgttaAGATTTCATATTGATAGCAGGTAAATATCTTTTTACATCAACAACTCATACAAATGTCAAagaattagcaaaaaaaaaaactcatacaaATGTTCTATAGAAATTGCAGCAAAAATGTGATTGGAGACTAAGAGCATGTGCATTGAGAGTTTATAGGAAAAGTTCACacataaatcaagaaaaaataataataaaataagtaaatcaCATGAACTTCTCTCTCCTAAAGCTCTTTGGGCTGAACCCCTCTCTCCTAAagttcatcactgtagcgcgggccccacgtgtcgtggcggcccgcgattggtctagttttttttttttttttttttaaatcgaaaagaaaaaaagaaaaagtttaataataaaaaattgaaaagatgaACCCCAAGGGGGGTTCATTGATGTACATGCTCTAATGATCGTACGTAAAGAAGAAAGATCCTCCTACCTACAAATATTTTGTCAAATGACTTAACACTACAATTCTTTACTACCATGAAATATGATCAAACTTCAAGAATAACTGGAAAGATAGAAACTATAGACCTGGCTCTATCTACTACGAAGGACAGATCCGCTGAAAAATGATCGGTCTTGGCCTAACCTAAATAAatgaaacatgttttttttttggtgcaaaTAAATGAAACATGTTATGAATTCGATTTCTCGAGAGTTCCCATGCAAACATGAGGAAAACACCAAAATCCTAATGCTTGGGTTCAGAAAAGTGGATTATGTTTCGTCTTTGATAATATCAAACAACTTTTTCTGTAGTACACAGAAAACATTTTAACATATTATAGTTGCatgtattcaaaatttgataacaCGTACGCGTGTGTAATAATTTTACTATGAGTATACATTCGTAAGTATGTAACCATTTGACTAAATTACATCATCTGTCGGCTGTCGCACGTGTGTACATATGCAAATGCAAATATACATTTTTCTCCTAAGTTAATGTACTTCCATTTCGTTTAAAACGTTATCTTACGTTAACTGTGCCGAAcaagagaaaataataattcttCACGTAAGGTATCCGCCGTTTACACatgttctcatttttttttgtcagctacACATGTTctcattaaaactataaaaccaAACTTCAAGAAATCCAGCAGAAAGGGAGTCACAAAACTATAAATGCCCCAGAAAGATGGTCAATGGCGTAAAAAGCAAATTGAGATTCAATCCGTACCGCTGTTATTTCATACAGTTTTTAACATGTTTTCACACTAAGTTTCAGACACACTTTTAATAAAGGAGTATTTGTACGCTCTATGCaaattacatgttttttttaaatctctttGCTGTTAAGCATTTAGTGTACAGCTGTTATCTCTTCACCATATACTAAACTAAACTCTATAGCAACTAGCAACCCAAAGATGATGCCACTCGTTTATGTGACTCTTTGGCTTATAGTCTTTTAGGTACATTAGCCACTTCTTCTCTAACTAGTTCGAAATTTATAACGCTCTCCGACCGTTtacggctaatgggccacccatgTCCGATTTTTCGGTTTGTGGATCTCACACCGTCTGACGAGCAGTGCGTTAATTTTTTATGCTTTAGCCCGGAATCACCGCATGACATGACATTTCTCCGTGCTTTAGCCTCACTCACATGGTACCGCAAATCATTTTTCGATAGGTCActcatccttccactactccagatCAAGCACGCTTAAGTCTGGAGTTTTAAACAGATGTATGACGAAAAAGGTAAGTCAATTTTGATGATATAAGTAGTCAAAttaattctcttaagccttttcatATATCACACTTcaggatgttacaattcaccccttCTCAAAGAACCGTTGCGTCCCACGAAAGATGTCTCTCGGATCGAAactgagatggctaaccagATCTGATACCATTTATAAAGTCCTGATCGTCCATGGCTAATGGGCCATCCACGTCCTTTCTCGGCCCGTGGATCCATCCCGTCTGACGGACGGTGCGCTATTTTTTTCCAAGGCTCCGACCGTCCAAGGCTAATAGGCCACCCACGCCTCTTTCTCGGCTCGTGGGCTCCACCCCGTCTCACGGGGGGTGCGTTAATTTTTTCCAAAGCTTGAAAGTCATGTTCACGGGGGATGCATTAATTTTGGCCTCATTTGCACAGTAATCACTTTCTAATAGATCATTCATTCTTTTACTACTTCAATCCAAATATATTTAactctaaaattttaaacagatgtatgtaaccaaatcaatttTGTTAAACATTTCTATATATCACAACAACACGAGATATATCACAACGAGgtgttaaaaaaatttgaactaTATCTATCTTTAACGGATAAACTAGAATAATTATACTCTGTCAGTAGCATAATTTAAAATCAACATTTTGAGTTAATAAGCGGCGAAAATTAACCGCAAATAGAGCCGATTACTCAGTAAACGCGTGCATGTTAGCACATGAGCTTAGCCGCCCACAAATCTCCAACCAAATCTCTCTTTGTCCATTAAAGTTAATTTATGTAGATCTCACCATTATCTTCTACGTTTACTCCTCTAATTTATTAGTATTACTTTTTAATGCTACATATTAATACTACGTCTACACTATATAACCAAGCTTAACTTTTTATCATGCGGCTGAAATCACGTCTAGGAGAAAGCCATCCTAACattgttattaattaattaattaataataggGATTAGTGGATTACAATAGAAGAGTAAGAACATCAAAGTTGGATGGTGTCTGATCGTTTCACCGacatttttaacatttaattttatCTACGTATTCGTATCCTCATTCATTCCTATCTAAAAGCATTCatattctaatttatttttcggATAAAACAGAAAACTCgaacaatatataataattaattaattaatatatttatatgtaccTGATGTCATTGATTATAGAATTCCGAAATTCCAAAACCCTTTACTCTGTTTACAAAGTGGATTTCCTCTAGATTTCCACTTACATTCTACTTGGTCCTAATTATATTGAAATTtacttaagatatttttttgttccttcagaaggaggaagggtcaAGTGGGAAGCTGCTAGTCCTCTTTCGAAATTTGGTCAGTGTATTTAGTTAGTTAAAGCTAACCATCGCCTAATCTTCTTTTCTCTCAATTAAATAATCTACGATAAGAGCATGACTGGTTTCCCTGCTATCATCCACAAACGCAATTTTTGCGGTTGATAGCGATTGTTGACGTTTTCCAACGATcactcaaaccgttctaaatcgtTTTAAACCACTTTAAACCGCTTTAAACTGCTTTcaactttttaaattcaaaagttGGTTACAACTATCCTTTGtgggaggataattttttttttttttaaacaatataatacaaaaataaaaataaaaacaaaaaaaattaaattgaaataatagaaatactaaaatatatctattatatttaatttatattatatttttaaaataagaatattttctatatttttttcaaaaaataaaaatataattttataaatatgaattttatatttattataacattatgatgtttaatatttttataactatataaaatgtaaatcttgctaatttattatttaactatttttgtATTTGGTGGTTAACCTATCATAAGTATCTCGCAAACGCACTAATTTCTATCGCAGTACCAAtcatacaaatctcttaaaaccgcttaAAATCGCAACCATCCGCATGCGCAAACTTCTGCAACCACAACCGTAACCGTTGCAGTTACACAATCAGgccctaaatctctctctcttaaatTCTTGTTAATGAATATTCtagttaaaactttttttaatgaatatctctcttttttttttgtttaaacatAATTgacttctaatctattaaaacaaaagtacaaataaaaaatacctCTAAAACTTACAAATTATTTAGATTGCAATGCCATTGAAGTatttagggctgggcaaataaaccaaactcaaaaatccgaaccgaacctgatccgataaaaatgaatccgaaccgatccgtaCCCAaaataaataccgaatggatcttgttttttggtattttggattATGAGTATTATCCGAActgaacccgaaccaaaatgaatatccgatagaacccgaaacatttaaaatcacaaaaagaactgctaccaaatatgatcttaattcttaatatgtatccaaaatactttaagatattattgaacttctaaaataattatttgttttatgaaggTTGATGGTGCAATGTAGCGGTTGAAgcctgaagtttttagattttgattttgtattcattgaacaatgtttttcatttcatgaaaacttagtttttgttttaagatttcatttatctggttgtctttctatcactaactatgcttatctttcgcttgattttgaatgatcacgtttgatgtattttcttatttttgaattgattttacttatgttttggttattaaaatatatataaatcatgtattttaaatccgaagaatcgattttatttatgttttagttacaaaataggtacaaatcaggtattttaaaaccgaagaaccgaatgggacccgaacccgaagtacaatgggttataccagttctttgaagatttactaaccccgacccggatccgatagaaccgaaccggtcccgaaccgaagttttatataacccgaatgaaactgattttaataaacccgaatggataaaaccgaaacccgattggaacCCCGGATGCCTATGcctaaaagtattaaaaaatcCTAACTTGAAGCAATCAATgtcttttactattttattaaatcatttcCTAAATCTCTTTTACTCTCCTTAAAAAAATTGGtgatattaatttatgaaaatcAGTTTACCATTGCttctatacaaaaatatttttcaaaatatagcaATTAGATGCCTATTATTACGGAAGTATTAATgaatatctttttttaaaaggttaTTTGTTACTGTTACGTTTTATTCTAATAATATAGTGATATACATAACTccaatatatttatttccacATTCAGATACTTTTGAAACATAACATAATTAAAcaaagaaatatttaatttacaagCAAACCCGCACATACGAAAATACagaattttatgtatatttttatataaataatagtccAATGTAAATCAAATATGATGAatgttgaaaaatataaaacattacaacaccaaatttaaataatatatataacaattttattattcattaaaattttgatccatataaaaaataaaaatatagttgtgTTTACGCGTTATTAATATTCTaacattttgaaaaacaaaataaaattactcaatataaaatataaaaaattgtttaaaaatgccatattaaataattattttatactgaaattttaaaatataaactactatttatacagtataaatatttatttaaaaatataaaaaaatatgcacATGGGTGTGTAGATGaagctttagttttttttacacACCATTGTACTTACACACCTGATCATGCCGGTTAATATGGGACGGCATAATTATCATCTGTATTCATATCCTTACTCTTTCCTATAAGACTTATATTTACGAGTACATATTATCTATATATCATCTATAGATTATTTTTCTTGGATCAAATATCACCTGTAGATTAAAGTTAGAAATTACGCGCGCACACACAATTAAAAGAAAGACGAactttataaatgtatatatttcaTGTCCTAAATGTGATGGCGTAATCAAAGTTCATGATGCCCATTATGCTCACAATGCGTATGACGATGGTTGTTACGGTGACAACCCCACTCAATACGAAGGTCACTAATTAAGTTGCCAACGACCCACATTAAAACGCTAAAATTTCTAATAGTGGCATCAAAGGTTTAAAAAATTAGGTTTCAGGAGATGCAAACAACTCGCATCAAACTAACTCCCTTTTTTATTCTTGTTAAATTTAGACTGTGATTGGTAACTTAAATAGTAAAATGGAGTAAAACAAAGTGGTGAAAAAGAGCTGAAAATAAGTAGTGGAAAatgagagagaaaaagaaggtGAAGTAAATGAAATTACTCTAATCAAGTCTAAAGTAAAAATGAGTTTGAATTTCAATAGTAACTAAAGTAAATATGAAAAAGTAGTATTCCACTTGGTTACTCTATAATGATTAACTAGTAGTAACCTTAATATTTAGAGCAATTAGTGCCGAAAATCCACTATAAGTCCAACAACGGGAAAAAGAGAGACAAAGGTCTCAAATAAGTTTGTTGAAACATCTGGCTTGGTCAGCACTTCAAAAATTAAATGGAATATCGATCACCGaagattatatacaaaatatataaaacggATCTTCATAATAAACAtcttattatgtattttatgaATTACTAGTTTCTAGGCACATATGTTATTTGGATGTGGTCTTATATATGTAACTgagattttattttctctttacaTTTTGTTTCTAATACAAATAACGCCTCTAATGAAGATGCGTGTTTAATTGTTAAGTGACATATTTTTCCTTCAGATTGTTATTCtgattattatatattgagattgttattattacaattattattttgttatactAACATGAATAGTCACATTACAAttcttaaaaattaacatatattgaTTCTTCAAATCGCCTGTCTTGCAGATGGGTTCAACTTCCCCTAAGAACAAAAATTGAATGCACTCTAGGAAGAGGGGATGTGACCGTTTGTATTTCGGGGTGATTATGTTGTCTAgtcaaacaataataaaaggGACTGAGGGAGAGTTTTTAGAGTGTCGACGTTGGACAGAAAAATTAGCCAATCAGAAACTCTTTTTTGACACGTCATTATGTCTTCTTTCGTATGGGCTCTATTGTTTCGTATGGGCTTTATTATTCAGATTATCCTGCGGCCCATCTTATCATACACACAAATATGATATCTCTTCCACCGTAGAAAATCTTTCCTCC comes from the Brassica napus cultivar Da-Ae chromosome A7, Da-Ae, whole genome shotgun sequence genome and includes:
- the LOC106352614 gene encoding uncharacterized protein LOC106352614, which encodes MQMTERGRAMWRTCLASAFRTALACTIVGAATLYGPEWILRFVAFPAFSYVTVILIITDATLGDTLRGCWLALYATCQSVAPAIITLRLIGPARLTAGTTALAAALAAFVVVLPNNLTHLVAKRIALGQIVLIYVIGYINGAETEPVMHPLRVAASTALGVIACVLALLVPFPRLATCEVKQSFKEIGQNVTTRVKLYMKAFCAEDATSAMASVSQARELSRMSSKLYQTIKRYQPSMRWERLPFKIWRWQNVNDNKGEKLQSMEIALRGMEMVLASKTPIPSSLLAGEVKDGIKNMQERVILAIKRVNNIPQPSVTPETDLEKPNECLQKLQEIPETSQDLPFYFFLFCLRLLETISTAKPEENKAKPEEKNKGSVKSKSRSWISCRDSKNVMPAIKLSLSLGLAIFLGSLYSKPNGYWAGLPVAISFAAAREATFKVANVKAQGTVIGTVYGVMGCFVFQRFLTVRFLSLLPWFIFSAFLSKSRMYGQAGGISAAIGAVLILGRKNFGGPSDFAIDRIIETFIGLSCSIMVELVLQPTRAANVAKLELSRSFHALYECASLFGAKPSKAEIVESQKKLRSHLNALKKSTEEAQAEPSFWFSPFNASRYEKLFKSLCRMADLLEFSSHAIGFLGEQGKGKSPQCKENLRDVDKDLKSLTQSIGILAKSFEEITLLKSLDALEKALVKNDNSSWDIELGKTPNPSFSSPESEPEKILNTYLQHCRGVADGMFRAEEEREEVEVDKSEVVLSLSALGFCVEKMGQEAIEIEEMVKEVVQSENPSSHVNLHEISCKIRSLYK